AGGTTTCTTGGCAAAGAGCGAGATATCTGCGGATTGAAATCTGTTCGAAATGCGTTGGATCGTCTTGCTTTATTGATCGACGAATCCCCTCTCCCTGGATGGGAGAGGGCTAGGGAGAGGGTGAATCGCGCGTCGGCGTGCCCCCTCCCCTCAATCCCCTCCCACCAGGGGAGGGGAAGAACACCGAAGTTACGGCCAGTACTCCTGAAACTCCAGCCCGAGGGCTTCGGCCACCGGCTTGCTGCGCACCAACCCGGCCAGGGTGTTGACGCCGCGCCGCAGGGCTTCGTCGCCGCGGCAGGCGGCGGCCAGCCCCTGCCCGGCGATCTTGCGCACATAAGGCAGGGTGCTGTTGGTCAGGGCGAAGGTGCTGGTGCGGCTCACGGCGCCGGGCATGTTGGCCACGCCGTAGTGAATGACGCCATCGACGGAATACACCGGATGATCGTGGGTGGTGGGACGGATGGTCTCGACGCAGCCGCCCTGATCGACGGCGACATCGACGATGACGCTGCCCGGATTCATGCGCGCCACCAACTCGCGACCGACCAGGCGCGGGGCGCGCGCCCCGGCCACGAGCACCGCGCCGATGAACAGATCGGCGTCGACGATCTCGTCCTCGATATTCTGTGAGTTGGACATGAGGGTGCGGATGCGATTGCCGTAATGATCGTCGAGCCAGGCCAGGCGCGCCGGGCTGACATCCATGACCCGCACGTCGGCGCCCATGCCGGCGGCGACGCGCACGGCGTTGCGGCCCACGGTGCCCGCGCCGACGATGAGCACCTTGCCCGGCTTGACCCCGGGCGCGCCGGAGAGCAGCACGCCGCGTCCGCCGTTTTCCTTTTGCAGGTAATGGGCGCCGACCTGCACCGCCATGCGCCCGGCCACCTCGCTCATGGGCTGAAGCAAAGGCAGGCTGCCGTCGGGCAGTTCGATGGTTTCGTAGGCGACTCCGGTCACTTGGGCGTCCAGGAGCCGCAGAGTCAAATCGCGCGCGGGAGCCAAGTGGAGATAGGTGAACAGGATCTGCCCGGGGCGCAAGAACGCATATTCCGCCGCCAGGGGTTCCTTGACCTTGACCACCAGATCGGCGGCGAAGGCCTCGGAGGCGCTGCCCACCAGCTCGGCGCCGGCGCGGCGATATTCCTCATCGAGGATGCCGCTGCCGAGGCCCGCGCCGACCTGCACCAGCACCCGATGGCCGTCCTCGACGAGGGTGCGCGCGCCGGCAGGCGTCAGGGCGACGCGATATTCGTGGGTCTTGATTTCTGTGGGAACGCCGACGATCATTTTAACTCTCGGTAAAATTTTTCAGCAAAAATAACGCTGTTCCACCCGCCCGTCAAGGGGCGACACAAAAAGGGAGCATGGGAACCGATTGACGCCCTCCCCTCTTTTGTTGTCCAATGGCAGCGATTTTTCCTCCGAGGCCTTGCCCATCATGTCCGATCAAACTACCTGGGGTCGCGGCTCGCGTTTTCTGCTGACCAGCGGCGCCTTTGTGCTGCTGGTGGCCGGTTTGCGCGAGGCGGCGCCCATTCTCGTGCCCTTTCTGCTCGCCATTTTTATCGCCATCATCTGCGGTCCGGCCTTCTTCTGGCTGAAAAAGCGCGGTCTGCCGCCCTTCGCGGCGGTGATGACGGTGCTGCTCGGCGTCATCGGGCTGGAGCTGCTGCTGGGCGCCTTCGTCGGCAGCTCCATCGACACCTTCATCCAGAACCTGCCCCTCTACCAGCTGCGGCTCAAGGAAGAAGCGACGGGCCTGCTTGCCTTTCTCGCCCGCTTCGGGGTGGATATTCCCCGTCAGCAGTTTCTCGACTTCATCGATCCCGGCGCCGTCATGCGTCTGGTCGGCTCCATGCTCACCGGCTTTGGCGGTGTGCTGACCAACATGTTTCTGATCCTGCTCACGGTGATTTTCATGCTGCTCGAGGCGGCGAGCTTTCCCGCCAAGCTGCGCGCCGCCTTTCACAACGCCGAGGTGCCGGCGGGGCATCTGAGCCGCGTGGCCGAGGGCATCAAGCGCTATCTGGCGATGAAAACCCTGGTCAGTTTGGGGACCGGCCTTTCCGTCACCATTCTGGTCGCCCTGCTCGGCGTGGATTTCCCGATTCTCTGGGGGCTGATCGCCTTTCTGCTCAACTACGTGCCCAACATCGGCTCGATCATCGCCGCCCTGCCGGCGGTGCTGCTCGCCTTCATCCAGTTCGGCGGCCTGCGCGCGCTCATCGTGGCGGCGGGCTACGTTCTCATCAACGTGATCTTCGGCAACATCATCGAACCCAAGATCATGGGCCGCGGCCTGGGCCTCTCGACCCTGGTGGTGTTCGTCTCGTTGGTGTTCTGGGGCTGGATTCTCGGACCCGTGGGCATGCTGCTCTCGGTGCCCCTGACCATGACCGTCAAGATCGCCCTGGAAAGCGGCCCGGATACGCGCTGGATCGCCGTGCTGCTCGGCGAGGAACCGCGGGACCCCGTTGATCCTGAGAAAAAAACAAGCAAGAGAAACATATCTTTTCACCGCTGAGGACGCGAAGAGCACCGAGAAAATCCCCGAGGAAAATTATCAGGACTCTCCTCGGCGGTCTCTGCGGTAAATCCAGGATTTCGATTTTTCAAGACCGAGCAAGAACGATAAGGAGATTTTCCATGACCAACCATCCCAAGGACAATCACGGCGCCGAGGAACCCGAGGAAGATTTCGCCGCCATGCTGGAAGCGAGTCTCGGCGGCAAGGCCGCGCCCAAACTGGAGCCGGGGCAAAAAATTCGCGCGCGGGTGCTGGCCTTCAGCGGCGACTGGGTGTTTCTCGATGTGGGGCAAAAGGGCGAAGGCGTGCTCGACCGCCGCGAGGTGCTCGACGCCGAAGGCAATCCGACGGTGGCGGTGGGCGATGCGCTTGAGGTCTACTTTCTCAGTCGCGCGGGCGGCGAGTTGCGCTTTGCCCTGCGCATCGGCGGCGCCGCGGGACGCAGCGACCTGGAGGACGCCTGGAAAAGCGGCATCCCCGTGGACGGCCAGGTGGAAAAAGAAATCAAGGGAGGCTTCGAGGTGCGCCTCGCGGGGCAAACCCGCGCCTTCTGTCCCTTTTCGCAGATGGGCCCGCGGCGCACGGACGCCGCCGAGCAGTGGCTGGGCCGCACCCTGCCCTTTCGCATCACCCAGTACGGCGAGCAGGGACGCAACATCGTGGTGTCGCACCGCGCGGTGCTGGAAGAAGAGCGCGCCCGGCAGCGCGAAAGCCTGCGCGAGACCCTGCGCGAGGGCA
This is a stretch of genomic DNA from Geoalkalibacter sp.. It encodes these proteins:
- a CDS encoding AI-2E family transporter, whose translation is MSDQTTWGRGSRFLLTSGAFVLLVAGLREAAPILVPFLLAIFIAIICGPAFFWLKKRGLPPFAAVMTVLLGVIGLELLLGAFVGSSIDTFIQNLPLYQLRLKEEATGLLAFLARFGVDIPRQQFLDFIDPGAVMRLVGSMLTGFGGVLTNMFLILLTVIFMLLEAASFPAKLRAAFHNAEVPAGHLSRVAEGIKRYLAMKTLVSLGTGLSVTILVALLGVDFPILWGLIAFLLNYVPNIGSIIAALPAVLLAFIQFGGLRALIVAAGYVLINVIFGNIIEPKIMGRGLGLSTLVVFVSLVFWGWILGPVGMLLSVPLTMTVKIALESGPDTRWIAVLLGEEPRDPVDPEKKTSKRNISFHR
- the ald gene encoding alanine dehydrogenase — protein: MIVGVPTEIKTHEYRVALTPAGARTLVEDGHRVLVQVGAGLGSGILDEEYRRAGAELVGSASEAFAADLVVKVKEPLAAEYAFLRPGQILFTYLHLAPARDLTLRLLDAQVTGVAYETIELPDGSLPLLQPMSEVAGRMAVQVGAHYLQKENGGRGVLLSGAPGVKPGKVLIVGAGTVGRNAVRVAAGMGADVRVMDVSPARLAWLDDHYGNRIRTLMSNSQNIEDEIVDADLFIGAVLVAGARAPRLVGRELVARMNPGSVIVDVAVDQGGCVETIRPTTHDHPVYSVDGVIHYGVANMPGAVSRTSTFALTNSTLPYVRKIAGQGLAAACRGDEALRRGVNTLAGLVRSKPVAEALGLEFQEYWP
- the rpsA gene encoding 30S ribosomal protein S1, whose amino-acid sequence is MTNHPKDNHGAEEPEEDFAAMLEASLGGKAAPKLEPGQKIRARVLAFSGDWVFLDVGQKGEGVLDRREVLDAEGNPTVAVGDALEVYFLSRAGGELRFALRIGGAAGRSDLEDAWKSGIPVDGQVEKEIKGGFEVRLAGQTRAFCPFSQMGPRRTDAAEQWLGRTLPFRITQYGEQGRNIVVSHRAVLEEERARQRESLRETLREGMKVRGRVTSLRDFGAFIDIGGVEGLLPISEIAWGRVEDLREVLHEGQEIEVVIKSIDWAANRFSFSRRDALADPWEQVSRDFPEGSVHTGKVARLTPFGAFVTLGEGVDGLVHISKLGAGKRISHAREAVKEGQTLSVRVEKIDHEARRIALVPATEEEPEAAETDFRAFLAKDSGAAMGTFADLLKKPQDKKKRK